The following coding sequences lie in one Chitinispirillales bacterium genomic window:
- a CDS encoding FeoB-associated Cys-rich membrane protein — MTTFLTENIGTILTGLVLLVIVTAIVCNLVRNKRNGKCACTCGCGICPNSLSCGINKD, encoded by the coding sequence TTGACGACTTTTTTGACAGAAAATATCGGGACGATTTTGACCGGACTTGTATTACTTGTAATAGTTACGGCTATTGTGTGTAATCTAGTCCGCAACAAACGAAATGGGAAATGCGCATGTACTTGCGGCTGTGGAATTTGTCCGAATTCATTGTCCTGCGGTATAAATAAAGATTAA
- the feoB gene encoding ferrous iron transport protein B encodes MSIKIALAGNPNCGKTTLFNALTGSNQFVGNWPGVTVEKKEGKLKGHKDVTVTDLPGIYSLSPYSPEEIVARNYLTGERPDVILNIIDGTNLERNMFLTTQLTELGIPVVVAVNMMDVVRKNGDKIDSAKLAKALGCQVTEISALKGTGILQAAEAAVKSAGGTKTVPPHSFSGGVEHALAHIEEAVLHNLPDEQQRFFSIKLFERDKKIIENLGLKPEQVAHIEQDIKRCETELDDDSESIVTAERYTYIDSVIKDCIKIKNKGRLSLSDKIDRVVTNRILALPIFAAVMFIVYFVSVTTVGSIATDWANEGVFGEGWSFFGVWVPGIPVMLGGFLEAINCAQWLQDLILDGIVAGVGAVLGFAPQIFILFIFLAFLEACGYMARIAFIMDRIFRRFGLSGKSFIPILIGTGCGVPGIMASRTIENDRDRKMTIMTTTFIPCSAKLPVIALIAGALFNGTWWVAPSSYFVGIAAIICSGVILKKTKMFSGDVSPFVMELPAYHLPTVVNILRSMWERGWSFIKKAGTIILLATIIVWFMSGFGWDDKGFGMVDMEVSMLAVLGNAVAPIFAPLGWGRWQAAVAAITGLIAKENVVGTFGILYGFAEVAEDGAEIWGALAAGFTTLAAYSFLVFNLLCAPCFAAMGVIRREMNNAKWFWAAIGYQCGLAYIVSLCIYQLGMLFTSGSFGLGTAAALLLTAGFLYMLFRPAKLKTV; translated from the coding sequence ATGTCTATAAAAATCGCGCTTGCAGGAAACCCAAATTGCGGTAAAACAACGCTTTTTAACGCACTCACAGGCTCAAACCAGTTTGTTGGAAATTGGCCCGGCGTTACGGTAGAAAAGAAAGAGGGAAAACTGAAAGGTCATAAAGACGTAACGGTAACGGATTTACCCGGCATTTACTCGCTTTCGCCTTATTCGCCGGAAGAGATCGTCGCACGAAATTATTTAACCGGCGAGCGTCCCGACGTAATACTGAATATCATCGACGGTACGAATTTGGAACGCAATATGTTTCTTACGACCCAACTCACCGAATTAGGCATTCCCGTCGTCGTCGCGGTAAACATGATGGACGTAGTTCGCAAAAACGGCGATAAGATTGACAGCGCAAAACTTGCAAAAGCGCTCGGCTGTCAAGTGACGGAAATATCGGCGCTCAAAGGAACAGGGATTTTACAGGCGGCGGAAGCGGCTGTAAAATCGGCGGGAGGGACAAAAACCGTCCCGCCGCACAGTTTTTCCGGCGGCGTAGAACATGCCCTGGCGCATATAGAGGAAGCCGTATTGCATAATCTTCCAGACGAACAACAGCGTTTCTTTTCGATAAAACTATTTGAGCGAGACAAAAAAATCATAGAAAATCTTGGACTCAAACCCGAACAGGTAGCGCACATCGAACAGGACATCAAACGATGTGAGACGGAATTGGACGACGACAGTGAAAGCATCGTCACCGCCGAGCGTTATACGTATATCGACTCGGTAATCAAGGACTGCATAAAAATAAAAAACAAAGGACGTTTGAGCCTGTCCGATAAAATAGACAGGGTAGTGACAAACCGGATTTTGGCGCTTCCAATTTTTGCGGCGGTAATGTTTATCGTGTATTTTGTTTCGGTAACGACGGTAGGAAGTATTGCTACAGATTGGGCTAACGAGGGTGTTTTCGGCGAGGGATGGAGTTTCTTCGGCGTATGGGTTCCGGGTATTCCTGTTATGCTTGGCGGTTTTCTTGAAGCGATTAACTGTGCGCAGTGGCTGCAAGACTTAATTCTGGACGGCATAGTGGCGGGTGTTGGTGCGGTGCTTGGTTTCGCGCCGCAAATTTTTATACTTTTTATTTTTCTTGCGTTTCTGGAAGCCTGCGGATACATGGCGCGCATCGCATTTATCATGGACAGGATATTTCGCCGCTTCGGATTGTCGGGCAAGTCGTTTATTCCGATTCTTATCGGTACAGGTTGCGGCGTTCCCGGCATAATGGCGTCGCGTACTATTGAAAACGACCGCGACCGCAAGATGACGATTATGACTACGACCTTTATACCTTGTTCGGCGAAACTTCCTGTTATCGCGTTAATTGCCGGCGCGTTGTTCAACGGAACATGGTGGGTCGCTCCCAGTTCATATTTTGTGGGAATTGCGGCGATTATCTGTTCCGGCGTAATATTGAAAAAAACAAAGATGTTCTCCGGCGACGTATCGCCTTTTGTCATGGAACTTCCGGCTTACCATTTGCCGACCGTCGTTAATATCCTGCGAAGCATGTGGGAACGCGGCTGGTCGTTCATCAAGAAAGCGGGAACGATTATCCTTCTTGCTACGATAATCGTTTGGTTTATGTCCGGGTTCGGATGGGACGACAAGGGTTTCGGTATGGTTGATATGGAAGTAAGTATGCTGGCGGTTTTGGGCAACGCCGTCGCTCCGATTTTTGCGCCTTTGGGCTGGGGACGCTGGCAAGCTGCGGTCGCCGCCATCACGGGATTAATCGCAAAAGAAAATGTCGTGGGAACTTTCGGAATACTCTACGGTTTCGCCGAGGTTGCCGAAGACGGCGCGGAAATATGGGGCGCTCTTGCCGCCGGCTTTACTACTCTTGCCGCTTATTCGTTTTTAGTATTCAACCTCTTATGCGCTCCCTGCTTCGCCGCAATGGGCGTTATAAGAAGAGAAATGAACAACGCAAAATGGTTTTGGGCCGCCATCGGCTATCAGTGCGGTTTGGCGTATATAGTGTCGCTGTGTATCTATCAATTAGGTATGCTGTTTACATCAGGAAGTTTCGGTTTGGGAACAGCGGCGGCGTTGTTGCTGACGGCGGGCTTTTTGTATATGCTTTTTCGTCCGGCAAAATTAAAGACTGTTTAA
- a CDS encoding ferrous iron transport protein A — MQTLKEAKPGANYRVAKIGGVGPVKRRIMEMGVTKGVEVYVRKVAPLGDPIEVSVRGYELSLRKADAELIEVEANQTKSN; from the coding sequence ATGCAAACACTTAAAGAAGCGAAACCCGGCGCAAACTATCGGGTCGCAAAAATCGGAGGAGTCGGTCCGGTAAAACGTCGAATTATGGAAATGGGCGTTACAAAAGGCGTAGAAGTTTACGTCCGCAAGGTAGCGCCGCTTGGCGACCCGATAGAAGTCTCGGTAAGAGGTTATGAACTTTCTCTGCGCAAAGCGGACGCCGAATTAATAGAAGTCGAAGCGAATCAAACAAAGTCGAATTAA
- a CDS encoding ferrous iron transport protein A, protein MMPLSMANVGEENSIKRVGGGEEMRQFLANLGFIPGTHVTIVTKNNGNVIVNVKESRVAVSREMATKIMV, encoded by the coding sequence ATGATGCCTTTATCAATGGCGAACGTCGGAGAGGAAAACTCCATAAAAAGAGTCGGCGGCGGGGAGGAAATGCGGCAGTTTTTGGCAAATCTCGGTTTTATTCCGGGAACGCATGTTACGATTGTTACCAAAAACAACGGCAACGTAATTGTGAACGTAAAAGAATCTCGTGTCGCAGTAAGCCGCGAGATGGCGACAAAAATTATGGTTTAG
- a CDS encoding metal-dependent transcriptional regulator → MSVSESTEMYLETIHVLQLKEDKVRSIDIVNELECSKPSVSVAMKNLRANGYVEIDENGFITLTVEGRKIAETMYERHIAISDWLIFLGVDKKTAVNDACKMEHAMSEKSFTALKKHIEEWKREVYSIKNK, encoded by the coding sequence ATGAGCGTAAGCGAATCTACCGAGATGTATTTGGAAACGATACACGTTTTGCAACTCAAAGAAGATAAAGTAAGATCTATCGACATCGTGAACGAATTGGAATGCAGTAAGCCGAGCGTAAGCGTCGCTATGAAAAATCTGCGCGCAAACGGCTACGTTGAAATTGACGAGAACGGTTTCATAACGCTAACTGTCGAAGGACGTAAAATTGCGGAGACGATGTATGAACGGCATATTGCGATTTCCGACTGGCTTATTTTTTTGGGCGTTGATAAAAAAACGGCGGTAAACGACGCTTGCAAAATGGAACACGCTATGAGCGAGAAAAGTTTTACAGCGCTCAAAAAACACATAGAAGAGTGGAAGCGAGAAGTGTACAGCATAAAAAACAAATAA
- the trpD gene encoding anthranilate phosphoribosyltransferase — protein MKKILDKLIAGGILSGSEAHDSMIGMALGKYPAVQVAAFLTIFEMRRITTDELKAFRNAFLELGKKPNLGTLNAIDSCGTGGDRKNTFNISTLSSLIVAGAGYPVIKHGAGSASGSFGSSDIMTAVGYKLTDNEDILKRQLEETNFCYLHSPFYYGFMKNISPIRKDLGIQNFFNIIGPIVNPVQPKFQLVGVYSLTVAELYHQILSEERDNFTIVHSSDVFDEISLTADFHAITRSEADLIEPESIGFNRISPKRLLCAQTPEEKAKQFIDILENKGTSEQTDVVVVNAAAAINTINGQNNFHKAVEEARQALVSGKARAVLEKLRNY, from the coding sequence ATGAAAAAGATTCTTGATAAACTCATAGCAGGCGGAATATTGAGCGGTAGCGAGGCGCATGATTCAATGATAGGAATGGCGCTTGGAAAATATCCGGCGGTACAGGTGGCGGCTTTTCTTACGATTTTTGAAATGCGAAGAATTACGACCGACGAACTTAAAGCGTTTCGCAATGCGTTTTTGGAACTTGGGAAAAAGCCGAATTTGGGAACGCTAAACGCGATCGATTCATGCGGAACCGGCGGCGACAGAAAAAACACGTTCAACATTTCCACGCTCTCGTCGCTTATAGTGGCGGGCGCAGGCTATCCGGTAATTAAGCACGGCGCGGGAAGCGCGTCCGGTTCTTTCGGCTCTTCCGACATCATGACGGCTGTAGGATACAAACTTACCGATAACGAAGACATCCTGAAAAGACAATTGGAAGAGACAAACTTCTGTTATCTGCATTCGCCGTTTTATTACGGTTTTATGAAAAATATCTCGCCTATAAGAAAGGACTTGGGAATACAGAATTTTTTCAATATTATCGGTCCTATCGTAAATCCCGTCCAGCCGAAATTTCAACTTGTAGGCGTTTATTCTCTAACCGTAGCGGAGTTATATCACCAAATTTTGAGTGAAGAACGGGATAATTTTACTATCGTTCACAGCAGCGACGTTTTTGACGAAATTTCCCTGACCGCCGATTTTCACGCCATAACCCGCAGCGAAGCGGATTTGATCGAACCGGAATCAATCGGCTTCAACAGGATTTCGCCGAAAAGATTACTTTGCGCACAAACGCCGGAAGAAAAAGCCAAACAATTTATCGATATTTTAGAAAACAAGGGAACTTCCGAGCAAACCGACGTGGTCGTAGTAAACGCGGCGGCGGCGATAAACACCATCAACGGACAAAATAATTTCCACAAGGCTGTAGAAGAGGCGAGACAAGCGCTCGTTTCCGGAAAAGCGCGGGCGGTTTTAGAAAAATTGAGAAATTATTAA
- the nagB gene encoding glucosamine-6-phosphate deaminase has product MDVIVRKDADSAADLAAKLTVKAINEKPSLVLGLATGRTMEIVYDKIVAMHKAGKVDFSRCSSFNLDEYVGLAPEDTNSYRSYMNKFLFDRVNIDKKKTNVPLGMAKDLQEECRRYEKNIRKSGGIDFQLLGIGASGHIGFNEPMSSLRSLTSVKALTKATIEQNSPLFPKPDMMPKRAITMGVNTILGSKKAVLLATGDAKADIIAKAVEGPLCAAVTASALQLHEHCVVIVDEAAAKKFTMRDYYDWVFNSEPEWEEYR; this is encoded by the coding sequence ATGGATGTTATTGTTCGCAAAGACGCCGATTCGGCTGCCGATTTGGCGGCGAAACTTACGGTTAAGGCAATCAATGAAAAACCGTCTTTGGTATTGGGATTGGCGACGGGGAGAACGATGGAAATCGTTTATGACAAAATTGTCGCGATGCACAAAGCGGGGAAAGTCGATTTTTCGCGTTGTTCGTCGTTTAATCTTGACGAGTACGTCGGACTTGCTCCAGAAGATACAAATTCTTACCGTTCTTATATGAATAAATTTTTGTTTGATCGTGTGAATATCGACAAGAAAAAAACCAACGTTCCGCTTGGAATGGCTAAAGATTTGCAGGAAGAATGCCGCAGATATGAAAAAAACATTCGAAAATCCGGCGGAATTGATTTTCAATTGTTGGGAATAGGCGCATCTGGGCATATCGGATTTAACGAACCTATGTCGTCACTGCGTTCGCTCACAAGCGTAAAAGCGCTTACCAAGGCGACTATCGAGCAAAATTCGCCGCTTTTTCCAAAACCCGATATGATGCCCAAAAGAGCGATTACCATGGGCGTCAATACTATTTTGGGAAGTAAAAAAGCGGTTTTACTTGCGACCGGCGACGCTAAGGCGGATATTATCGCAAAAGCGGTAGAAGGTCCGTTGTGCGCGGCGGTAACCGCTTCGGCGTTGCAATTGCACGAACACTGCGTAGTTATCGTAGATGAGGCTGCCGCGAAAAAATTTACTATGCGCGACTATTACGATTGGGTTTTCAACAGTGAACCCGAATGGGAAGAATACAGATAA
- a CDS encoding Ig-like domain-containing protein: MKKFLMFCLIFCLPIMVMGQLQQVDCRAATNWSVGGGTGTIYHEYDLGAIVRNKGKVYKCILKSDWNCDLYGEPGGSRSSDYWQEVTCLPEWTVKSITISFNNPPEAIDPSQPVTIVKGKDKFFTATVLVVDRDDNENGEEKNKKFILDLIPLDDAELGTDISKQGKVSIDANETLDSLLLIAKSDAADVSPDDQKSDTVIIYIVDADVQSVEIDDKEIMLDRFNVFGDNEYRFTATVDVDPSDKDEVKWEIITDVDEETSIDEDGNFTLSENETADTIKVVATSAANRFKKDTAIVINSKIKDLEIVIKDVADKNFTVEADDQNDEDIEFEVSALTTGLYTGAVEWSILDEDGEVYVGGGTSFSAEQDLAATLSVSKDETQYRLKILITSKEDSLFFDTAFVKIERNKPQVEITSVEINPKDAILAKGATIDFTVTIDGINIYEDDDDDDVEWTIISDVESETVLENKTKTGATLVIAADETAEEILIEVKSQRDEDKADTAVIKIKAVKNIIVTPDSESVERGKTLQFNANVEAINGAAQTVTWSKLNGIAATSVNSNGLLTVAVGETAASIKIVATSTFDASVKCTTEAAVTIPPVTSVSVSPKTRDVTKGGSPVTFTKSVLPAAAKQEVVWSVLDAVTSTINNGTLTVPASETASIIKVVASATDDSEKADTAVITLNNPVAISNMAKGRNEFGILLYQTVAVENAEFEVLTPQPSDVSITVSDNTGNVLYSDKGMTKKIGNANSLKVEWDLTNRNGRKVASGKYIIQAIAKNASGQVYKYYVPLGVKK, encoded by the coding sequence GTGAAAAAATTTTTAATGTTTTGTTTAATATTTTGCCTGCCGATTATGGTAATGGGGCAACTTCAGCAGGTGGATTGTCGAGCGGCGACTAATTGGAGTGTTGGTGGGGGAACCGGTACGATTTATCATGAATATGATTTGGGAGCGATTGTACGAAATAAGGGAAAAGTCTATAAATGTATATTAAAAAGTGATTGGAACTGCGATCTATACGGAGAACCCGGCGGTTCAAGATCCTCAGACTATTGGCAAGAAGTGACTTGTCTTCCGGAATGGACTGTCAAATCGATAACAATTTCGTTTAACAATCCTCCTGAAGCAATCGACCCGTCCCAGCCGGTAACCATAGTAAAAGGCAAGGATAAATTTTTTACCGCGACAGTGCTTGTGGTCGATAGAGACGATAATGAAAACGGCGAAGAGAAAAACAAAAAATTTATTTTGGATTTAATCCCGCTTGACGACGCAGAATTAGGAACGGATATATCCAAGCAAGGCAAGGTGTCTATCGATGCGAACGAAACTTTGGATTCGTTGCTTTTAATCGCGAAATCCGACGCTGCGGACGTTTCGCCCGACGACCAGAAATCGGACACGGTGATTATTTACATCGTTGATGCGGACGTTCAATCCGTAGAGATTGACGACAAAGAAATTATGCTTGACAGATTTAACGTTTTCGGCGACAACGAGTATCGGTTTACGGCGACGGTTGACGTAGATCCTTCAGACAAGGACGAAGTTAAATGGGAAATAATTACGGATGTCGATGAAGAAACGAGTATAGACGAAGACGGTAATTTTACGCTTAGCGAAAACGAAACCGCAGATACGATTAAAGTCGTAGCGACATCCGCGGCAAACCGGTTTAAAAAAGACACGGCTATAGTTATCAATTCCAAGATTAAAGATTTGGAAATCGTCATAAAAGACGTAGCCGATAAAAATTTCACGGTTGAAGCGGACGACCAAAACGACGAGGATATAGAATTTGAGGTCAGCGCTTTGACGACCGGACTTTATACAGGTGCGGTCGAATGGAGTATTCTTGACGAAGACGGAGAAGTTTATGTGGGGGGGGGTACGTCTTTTAGCGCCGAACAAGACCTCGCCGCGACTCTTTCGGTTTCAAAAGACGAAACGCAATACCGCCTTAAAATACTTATCACGTCAAAAGAAGATTCACTATTTTTCGATACGGCGTTCGTCAAAATAGAACGCAATAAACCGCAGGTAGAAATAACAAGCGTAGAAATTAATCCCAAAGACGCGATTCTTGCCAAAGGCGCGACTATTGACTTTACCGTTACGATAGACGGGATAAACATTTACGAAGACGATGACGACGACGATGTAGAATGGACGATCATAAGCGATGTCGAAAGCGAAACCGTTTTGGAAAACAAGACCAAAACGGGCGCTACGCTTGTAATCGCCGCAGACGAGACGGCGGAGGAGATTTTAATCGAGGTGAAATCTCAAAGAGACGAAGATAAAGCAGATACCGCGGTAATAAAAATAAAAGCCGTTAAAAATATAATAGTCACCCCCGATTCCGAAAGTGTGGAAAGAGGCAAAACTTTGCAGTTTAACGCAAACGTAGAAGCCATTAACGGAGCGGCGCAAACCGTTACTTGGAGCAAACTCAACGGAATCGCGGCGACATCGGTAAATTCAAACGGACTGTTGACCGTCGCGGTCGGAGAAACGGCGGCTTCGATAAAAATAGTAGCGACTTCTACTTTTGACGCTTCCGTGAAATGTACTACGGAAGCGGCGGTTACGATACCTCCGGTTACATCTGTTTCCGTTTCGCCGAAAACCCGAGACGTAACAAAAGGCGGAAGTCCTGTAACTTTCACGAAAAGCGTTCTTCCCGCCGCCGCAAAACAGGAAGTCGTTTGGAGCGTTCTTGACGCCGTAACATCTACGATAAATAACGGTACGTTAACCGTTCCCGCAAGCGAAACGGCAAGTATCATTAAAGTGGTAGCGTCTGCGACGGACGACAGCGAGAAAGCGGATACCGCCGTGATAACTCTGAATAATCCCGTAGCGATTTCAAACATGGCGAAAGGACGAAACGAATTCGGAATCCTGCTTTATCAAACGGTCGCCGTAGAAAACGCGGAATTTGAAGTCTTGACTCCGCAGCCAAGCGACGTTTCGATTACTGTCAGCGACAACACGGGCAACGTACTGTACAGCGATAAAGGCATGACCAAGAAAATCGGCAATGCAAATTCGCTGAAAGTCGAATGGGATTTAACGAACCGAAACGGACGCAAAGTCGCAAGCGGAAAGTACATAATTCAGGCTATTGCGAAAAACGCAAGCGGTCAAGTCTATAAATACTATGTTCCGCTTGGAGTGAAAAAGTAA
- a CDS encoding InlB B-repeat-containing protein yields the protein MKKFLMFLAIFFLPMIVAGQLPEEVDCSVATEWCETCGDYNGGTWTQYTMGKIVSCDGEYYKCKWVTNWNADTQYGKPGSGTNWTQYWDKVTCQYNPSAPSVISVKISPNPASVQKGGDLQFGAEVEVVNEAPKTVTWSKIGGTAATTINSSGLLSVGAGETAASIKIYATTTFTPSKADTVTVIITNGTVTSVVVSPKNAEVSPGETKQFSAAVSSPDGAPETVTWSLYYSLNPLSSINSGGLLTVNQNETYTTIRVIAKSTEDPNKADTAIVTVLQPLTYTVTFNSNGGSTVSSITNVKENEKINKPTDPNRSGYSFDGWYKEAGLTTPWNFANDKVTQNITLYAKWTEESPSVQSVSVSPKSVSVEKGAKLKFTGVVSPSNAPQTLIWTVIDGTASSISNSGELSVLIGETATSVRVIASSIEDDDKADTAVVTITNPGKRKITIATGPNGTTNPSGTNGIVEVENQGSITIYFLPANGYEVDSVLISGVLRGGHPTSYEFTNVISDRTLKVTFKPVGASPTYNVVKGRGDFGILLYNAVVSDKAEFEVLTPEQTNVSVIIYDNMGNILFAKKDRTQKNGNVNSCEITWDLTNKNGRKAASGTYIIQATAKNSSGSQIYQYFAPIGVKKYQ from the coding sequence TTGAAAAAATTTTTGATGTTTTTGGCGATTTTTTTCCTGCCGATGATCGTAGCCGGGCAATTACCGGAAGAAGTCGATTGTTCGGTGGCGACGGAATGGTGTGAAACTTGTGGAGATTATAACGGAGGAACATGGACGCAGTATACTATGGGTAAAATAGTTAGTTGCGATGGAGAATATTATAAATGCAAATGGGTTACCAATTGGAATGCAGACACGCAATACGGAAAACCCGGCAGCGGAACCAATTGGACACAATATTGGGATAAGGTAACGTGCCAATATAACCCCAGTGCGCCGAGCGTAATTTCCGTTAAGATTTCTCCAAATCCGGCAAGCGTCCAAAAAGGCGGTGATTTGCAGTTCGGCGCAGAAGTCGAAGTCGTTAACGAAGCGCCGAAAACCGTTACATGGTCAAAAATCGGAGGAACAGCCGCTACGACGATAAATTCAAGCGGACTTTTAAGCGTAGGCGCGGGCGAAACGGCGGCGTCTATTAAGATTTATGCGACTACTACTTTTACCCCCTCGAAAGCGGACACCGTTACCGTAATTATTACAAACGGAACGGTAACTTCGGTAGTCGTCTCTCCAAAAAACGCAGAAGTATCGCCAGGGGAAACCAAGCAATTTTCGGCGGCGGTATCTTCGCCTGACGGCGCACCTGAGACGGTTACTTGGAGTTTGTACTATTCTCTTAATCCCTTGAGTTCCATAAATAGCGGCGGGTTGCTAACGGTTAACCAAAATGAAACTTATACGACGATAAGAGTTATAGCGAAATCGACCGAAGATCCTAACAAAGCGGACACCGCTATAGTAACCGTATTACAACCTTTAACTTATACCGTAACGTTTAATTCAAACGGAGGTTCAACCGTTTCTTCGATAACAAACGTAAAAGAAAACGAAAAAATAAACAAGCCGACGGATCCGAATAGAAGCGGTTATTCTTTCGACGGATGGTATAAGGAAGCGGGTTTAACGACGCCGTGGAATTTTGCAAACGACAAAGTGACGCAGAATATTACGCTGTATGCGAAATGGACGGAGGAATCCCCGTCGGTACAATCGGTTAGCGTTTCGCCGAAGTCGGTAAGCGTCGAAAAGGGCGCCAAATTGAAATTTACAGGGGTCGTTTCCCCGTCAAACGCACCTCAAACGCTTATTTGGACGGTCATAGACGGCACGGCGTCGTCGATAAGCAACAGCGGAGAACTTAGCGTATTAATCGGTGAAACGGCGACATCCGTCAGGGTTATCGCAAGTTCAATCGAAGACGACGACAAAGCGGATACGGCGGTCGTTACCATAACTAATCCGGGTAAGCGTAAAATAACGATTGCCACAGGACCTAACGGGACGACAAACCCAAGCGGAACAAACGGGATAGTGGAAGTTGAAAACCAGGGTTCTATTACAATATATTTCTTGCCCGCAAACGGTTACGAAGTCGATTCTGTCCTGATATCAGGCGTTCTCAGGGGGGGGCATCCTACATCTTACGAATTCACCAACGTAATAAGCGACCGAACGCTTAAAGTTACGTTTAAACCTGTCGGCGCGTCGCCGACTTATAACGTCGTAAAAGGACGCGGCGATTTCGGAATACTGCTGTATAACGCCGTAGTAAGCGATAAAGCGGAATTTGAAGTTTTAACGCCGGAACAGACAAACGTTTCCGTAATAATTTACGATAATATGGGCAATATACTTTTCGCTAAAAAAGACAGGACGCAGAAAAACGGAAATGTGAATTCGTGTGAAATAACTTGGGATTTGACGAATAAAAACGGACGTAAAGCCGCAAGCGGAACGTATATTATTCAGGCGACGGCTAAAAATTCAAGCGGAAGTCAAATTTATCAGTATTTCGCTCCTATAGGCGTAAAAAAGTATCAGTAA